In Chloroflexota bacterium, a single window of DNA contains:
- a CDS encoding nucleoside phosphorylase, producing MLEKLRPIPIHPYALVCGDPARAEKIAQKFDEHQLVLDYRGYLVFNGTASGAPITVAAHGVGAAGAAGVFESLIRCGVKTLIRVGTAGSLREDIVDGDLVIATAAVREEGVTPQLVPLSYPAVADIDVVKALQQAAKARKVKHAVGIVQTRGPFFPGVLPFQNQLMSQAGAVATEMECAALFIIASLHRARAGAILAIDGMAIGRSDPEAYNPHRPVVWEAVDREIDIAIEAICTLAKQDKA from the coding sequence ATGCTAGAAAAACTAAGACCTATCCCTATTCATCCCTATGCCCTCGTCTGTGGTGACCCGGCCAGGGCAGAGAAGATCGCCCAGAAATTCGACGAGCATCAGCTGGTCCTCGACTACCGAGGCTATCTCGTCTTCAATGGCACAGCCTCTGGAGCGCCTATTACCGTCGCTGCCCACGGCGTGGGAGCAGCAGGGGCCGCTGGCGTCTTCGAATCGCTCATTCGTTGCGGCGTGAAGACGCTCATTCGGGTGGGCACGGCCGGCTCCCTAAGGGAAGATATCGTTGATGGCGACCTGGTCATCGCTACGGCAGCCGTACGCGAGGAGGGAGTCACCCCCCAACTGGTGCCCCTCTCCTATCCCGCCGTGGCCGATATCGACGTCGTCAAAGCCCTCCAACAGGCAGCCAAGGCAAGAAAGGTCAAACACGCGGTGGGCATCGTGCAAACCCGTGGGCCATTCTTCCCTGGGGTTTTGCCCTTCCAAAACCAGTTGATGTCCCAGGCCGGCGCGGTGGCCACAGAGATGGAATGCGCGGCCCTCTTCATCATCGCTAGCCTACACCGCGCCCGCGCCGGAGCTATCCTGGCCATCGACGGTATGGCCATCGGCCGCTCCGATCCAGAGGCCTACAATCCCCACCGACCAGTCGTTTGGGAGGCCGTCGATAGAGAGATCGATATTGCCATCGAGGCCATCTGCACCCTCGCTAAGCAGGACAAGGCTTAG